A single Lolium perenne isolate Kyuss_39 chromosome 6, Kyuss_2.0, whole genome shotgun sequence DNA region contains:
- the LOC127309428 gene encoding uncharacterized protein At1g08160: MARGPMSATRRTRPTTAQCFAATLFALLVVAAIVVIIWLALRPGKLHLSVDHATVRGFNFTAGDSGLAGTFLLALRAYNPNKRSVVYRSIDVGVWFGDTYLGGAEVPGFRQPPRNETRIDVAAPAVRGALPREVERAIKRDRSGGKLPLDVHVRSKVSFRYGIVRTRRYKMRASCPLVPVDFASPTSFDRVYCHVHF; this comes from the coding sequence ATGGCGCGGGGGCCCATGAGCGCCACGCGGCGCACGCGCCCGACGACGGCGCAGTGCTTCGCGGCGACACTGTTCGCGCTGCTCGTCGTCGCCGCCATTGTCGTCATCATCTGGCTGGCGCTCCGGCCCGGGAAGCTCCACCTCTCCGTCGACCACGCCACGGTGCGCGGCTTCAACTTCACGGCGGGGGACAGCGGCCTCGCCGGCACCTTCCTCCTCGCTCTCCGCGCCTACAACCCCAACAAGCGGTCCGTCGTCTACCGCTCCATCGACGTCGGGGTCTGGTTCGGCGACACGTACCTCGGCGGCGCCGAGGTGCCCGGGTTCCGCCAGCCGCCGCGCAACGAGACGAGGATCGACGTCGCCGCGCCGGCGGTGCGGGGCGCGCTACCGCGGGAGGTGGAGCGGGCGATCAAGCGGGACCGGTCCGGCGGGAAGCTGCCGCTCGACGTGCACGTCCGGAGCAAGGTGTCGTTCAGGTACGGCATCGTCAGGACGCGGCGCTACAAGATGCGCGCGAGCTGCCCGCTCGTGCCCGTCGACTTCGCGTCGCCGACGTCCTTTGATCGGGTCTACTGCCATGTGCATTTCTGA